From a region of the Oryza sativa Japonica Group chromosome 6, ASM3414082v1 genome:
- the LOC4341001 gene encoding uncharacterized protein isoform X3: MVNRIHLRNEVKTATLERLVPHLGTLEATRSLLHETKELARKNEHDLRNRIAELQESNFELSGSSKVQAAKISQLEKQIQTLGNDKAELARQKDLALKEVEDCKIKSQAQFDVLVGKIKKLEGARDEVANAAAPIVQAMFLNNNGPSALDASEIFDKLRVAPDIYFKNIKEAGSMGASMALAMTKSLYPRVDIDAIDGFADGTSEQAALDLISNAQKAADKIAADVVERFQDTDLRPTSLDISDDEKTDTD; the protein is encoded by the exons ATGGTAAAT AGGATTCATCTTAGGAACGAAGTTAAAACGGCAACCTTAGAGAGGCTAGTCCCTCATCTCGGGACCCTCGAAGCCACCAGGAGTCTGCTGCACGAAACAAAAGAGCTTGCCAGGAAAAATGAGCATGATCTGAGGAATCGAATTGCCGAGCTCCAGGAATCCAATTTTGAActgagtggctcatcaaaag tgcaagctgccaagatatctcagTTGGAGAAGCAAATTCAAACTCTGGGAAACGACAAGGCAGAACTGGCAAGACAAAAAGACCTGGCTTTAAAGGAAGTTGAAG ACTGcaagatcaaatctcaagctcaattcgACGTCCTGGTTGGCAAGATCAAAAAACTTGAAGGAGCCCGGGATGAGGTTGCTAACGCTGCTGCCCCAATAGTTCAAGCGATGTTCCTCAATAACAACGGCCCTAGTGCACTTGATGCTTCTGAAattttcgacaagctgagagttgctccggatatatatttcaagaacatcaaagaagctggaagtatgggagcaagcatggcattggcgatgactAAATCCCTTTATCCGAGAGTTGAtattgacgccattgatggctttgcagacgggacgagcgaacaagctgctcttgacctcatcagTAATGCGCAGAAAGCGGCTGACAAAATTGCtgctgatgtagttgagagatttCAGGACACCGATCTTCGACCGACTAGTCTTGATatttctgatgatgaaaagactgaTACTGATTAA